The genomic stretch TTGATACTTGATAAAAAACGCGATCGCTACCCCTTGCTGAATATCAAACACATTTTGATCGGGTGAACCATCGGGACAAACTTCTTTTTTCTTGCTATTACCATGCAAATCTAAAATATAAATCTCATCAAAAGTCTGCATCAAATTTTGACGCATTCCCCGAAAAGTTGGATTGTCCAAATAACCATGATTTGTGATTAAAGCCACAACCCCATAACCAGTTTCCGCAACCCGATGCTGAGCAAAGCGAATAAACTTCACATAATCATCCAATAAACCTTTAGGATTTCTCTCTCCCAATGGTTTTCCATCCACATGATAATAATCCTTAACCAAATTCACAATCCAAGGATCGGTATTCATCGACTCATAGGAATAAGGCGGATTGCCCAAAATCACCATTACAGGCGTATCTTGCTTAACCCCTTTCGCCGCCTCTGCCTCATCACGAATGCGATTCATAAAACCATCCGCCGCAGGAATTTGAAAACCTTCCTGTAAAGTATTCGTCAAATAAATCCGTAAACGCTCCTCAGAACTAAAATCATAACCAGTTTCTTGAAGCTGTAACCCCAACTTCATGTGCGCCACCGTATAAGGAGCCATCAGCAACTCAAAACCAAATAAACGCGGTAACAAATGCTGACTCACATAACCCGACCACATCCCCTTCTGATTCTTAAAACCCTCATAAATATGCTCAATCACCCGATGCATAAACGTCCCAGTCCCCACCGCAGGATCGAGAATTAGCACCTTATGCATAGGTTCCGAACCCCCTCTAACTCCCCCTTGCGAAGGGGGAGAACTAGAATCTTTACTTCCCTCCTTCAAAGGAGAAGAACTGGAATCTTTACTTCCCCCCTTCAAAGGGGGGACTGAGGGGGGTGAATTAGTGGCGACTGCGGGAGGTAAAATTTTCGTACTATCTGCCAACCCCTTCTTAATCCCAAACTTCTCCTTGAGAATATAATCCACACTCCGCACAATATACCCAACCACAGGCTCAGGCGTATAGTAAACTCCCCGTGACTCGCGCATCTTTGGGTCATATTCCGCCAAGAAAGTCTCATAAAAATGCACCACAGGATCTTCACGGCGATCGCGCTTACCAAAATCGCTCAAAATAGCCGACATATCCGTTTGCTGCAAAATAGTCGCCAAAGTATCCACCGCCCACACAATGCGATCGTCAAGTTCCGAACCCGCAATCTGATTAAAAATCCCCCGCAAAAATGGATTCGTTTTTGGTAAGCGAAAACCCGCCGTCTCTCTCGTAAACGTACTCACTTGATCCGTATTGCAACGCGCCGCAAACAAACCATAGCAAATCGTCTGAGCATACATATCCGCAAACTGTTCCCCCGTCAAATCGCGAATCAACACCGCCCGAAAAGACTCTAACTGATCCGATAACATCCCACCGCGATCGCTATCATTCAAAGCCGTATTAATGGCATCCCTGATCAACTGAGCCAAAGCCGCCATCCTTTTGGCGAGCGCCTTGGGAGTCGTGACCTGCGCCACCTTAGTTAATAGAAACTGTCGCAAAAGTTGATCAACCTGTGCCATTCCATCAGGATCAGGCTTAATCTTTTTCTGTTTATCAAAAGAAGCTACAGAAGCCGCCAGCCGTAACTCTCCACCCACATACCATCGAAACTCTAAATGATCCGTCAAAATTAAATTTCCCAAAGCATTGAAATAACGCTGCATTTGGTTCTTCTTTTCCAAACTCTTCAGCGAAATCCCAATATCCTTAGCCTCAAGATGCCCAATCTCTAACGCCCCCTGACTAATTAAAAAATCTGGCGCACCGCAAGCAATCCGCTTCGGCTCATTCACCGCCAAGATATTGTTATCAAACGATTCAAGCAACTTCTTCAACGCAGGACGATAGGTATGCTCAGTCGCATTACCCTTTTGATAAATCTGCGTCACTTCTTGCAAATAAGCTTGAATTTGATTAGTCATCGTCTTTTGAGATTAGCTAATTTCAGGATACCAGATAAAATCCTGAAATTTTTAGCCCATACATCTTTACTAATCTGGCAGCTCCTCTAGCGGACTGGATTAGGATTGATGATTTTGACAGCGATCACCTTATTCTGCCAAGCATTGAAAAATTGAATAGGCGATCGCTGTTAGTTTGTTGCTAATGAAAGTAATAATGCTTCCATTCGTAATGCCTTATTTGCCGACGACAAATGTAGATTTGAGGGATTGCTCATATTTTGCGCCGCTCTTTGTGATTTGACTGATTACCAACTGATAGACAGCATTATTATTTTCGCGGAGCCAAGGTGAGCAATATCGTCCCACGGGTAAAGTGTAGGTATTGCCATTGACGATCGCACCATCACTAGCAGGCAACTTGGGGGGGATTTTGAAAGTAATACTGCGGCGCTTGACATAATCGCTAGATACGACACCTGTTGCTGATTCTTTGCTAAAGCACTGCACTTCGATTTGGCTATCCTTGAGCAACTCTCTTACATTTCCGCGATCGCTAAGAATTAATTGGTTTTCCGTCCCCACACCTGAGATCTTTTGCAATTGGAAAGAACTAACACGATCAGGGTTAAATCCGCCTGTAATCTTCACCACTTGAAGATTTTCCGAAGGAATAGCGGGCATGACTTGATATTCCAATGTCCCTGGTAACTGATATTGAATTTCGGCATTTTCATTACGGACATTGACTGTACCACCAATTTCCACTCGATCAACACCTAATACGTTGGGAGACTCAGGGGCTGCCCACTCAAATCGATAAGCTAGTCGGGCTGTATCTTTTAAATAGGTATAGCTATTCGGTACATCGGAACTAGCACGCAGCAAGCGCGATAATCCACTGCGCTCCACCCAAATATTTTTGATGAGGTTCACTTTTTTCCCTAAAGCCGTCGCTAATGGTGCGCGATCGCTAGTTATCTCAGTGGGAATATCTAATCGTGGAATCAGCGTAACTTTACCATAGCTACCAATCTCACCATTACGACCATTATTACTAGTTGCTCCATTCGCTCCTGACTGACAGGAATAATATTGAGAATGGGAAACTCCTTTGTTCGTTCGGCGATAGAACCAATCACCTCGACGATATTCGGACACCCGTGAGTAATTATTTTCAAAATCGAGATCAAAGCCATCGCTCGAACGTCCGCAAAGTTTAGTTTCTCTAGAATGATATTGCCATGCAGCTTTAGGATCATTGAAAGGTCGCCGCTCAATCTCCAAATTGCAATATTTAATCCGCCAATCTCTTTCGCGGCATTCACAACCCTTGCCACTGACAGCACTACGCCCACTCCTACCCCCCCTACCACCTGCATTACGGATTTCTATCTGCTGAAGGGTTGCCACATCGGTATAAAAGATTGTGACATTACCACCATTGCCGCCACGTCCACCGTTACCACCATTGCCACCACGTCCTCCTGATGCACCTATGAGTGAATAGGCAGGACGATAGGGCTGTTCACAACTACTT from Pseudanabaena sp. Chao 1811 encodes the following:
- a CDS encoding type ISP restriction/modification enzyme, which codes for MTNQIQAYLQEVTQIYQKGNATEHTYRPALKKLLESFDNNILAVNEPKRIACGAPDFLISQGALEIGHLEAKDIGISLKSLEKKNQMQRYFNALGNLILTDHLEFRWYVGGELRLAASVASFDKQKKIKPDPDGMAQVDQLLRQFLLTKVAQVTTPKALAKRMAALAQLIRDAINTALNDSDRGGMLSDQLESFRAVLIRDLTGEQFADMYAQTICYGLFAARCNTDQVSTFTRETAGFRLPKTNPFLRGIFNQIAGSELDDRIVWAVDTLATILQQTDMSAILSDFGKRDRREDPVVHFYETFLAEYDPKMRESRGVYYTPEPVVGYIVRSVDYILKEKFGIKKGLADSTKILPPAVATNSPPSVPPLKGGSKDSSSSPLKEGSKDSSSPPSQGGVRGGSEPMHKVLILDPAVGTGTFMHRVIEHIYEGFKNQKGMWSGYVSQHLLPRLFGFELLMAPYTVAHMKLGLQLQETGYDFSSEERLRIYLTNTLQEGFQIPAADGFMNRIRDEAEAAKGVKQDTPVMVILGNPPYSYESMNTDPWIVNLVKDYYHVDGKPLGERNPKGLLDDYVKFIRFAQHRVAETGYGVVALITNHGYLDNPTFRGMRQNLMQTFDEIYILDLHGNSKKKEVCPDGSPDQNVFDIQQGVAIAFFIKYQDSQQDLAKVYHADLWGVREVKENKELVGGKYHWLDENDISSTEWKVINPNASFYLFKDRNVDLLPEYEKGWKVVDIMSVNSTGVKTHRDHFVFDYDYHSLYGRINDFRNLKISNEDVSEKYQLQAKSDWNIDRKRKSLSANLEWEKCFTQCLYRPFDFKNYFHNSDLVDRSRDEVMQHMILGENISIVMHRQILGNNYTHWLCSNCTVDHNLLDTAKGAVIFPLYLYPTNTPTLFEAEPTNSPHGRRPNLAPEFINELSEKLSLEFFPDGKGDQVKTFAPEDIFNYIYATFHSPTYRQRYAEFLKIDFPRVPLTSNKQLFWELATKGDRLVQLHLMKETGAEISNYPIDGSNLVEQVKYNETQQQIWINDQQYFANIPKHIWNFYIGGYQVCKKWLSDRKGRELSFDNLVHYQNIISILGETIEIMSDIDQIITKHGGFPFG